Proteins encoded within one genomic window of Bombina bombina isolate aBomBom1 chromosome 1, aBomBom1.pri, whole genome shotgun sequence:
- the LOC128647636 gene encoding actin-binding Rho-activating protein-like gives MMDEKLSIGTSIQGETETFTTGNMETRDPEIMGNNKDKCAEAENRRKELLSKIKIMTMSDIRKEWQSWSDAHTEKQKRNPFSEDFDHSHAMAVRLHKGDNGYGRPEEGSKTEERGNRAKNHIHKEIEEMCLIIRDMGVKGRDGRIRVTFGRLFQQYVRISDKVVGILLRARKHKHLDFEGEMLWQGVHDNVVITLLD, from the exons ATGATGGATGAGAAGCTGAGTATCGGGACTTCTATACAGGGAGAGACTGAGACCTTTACCACTGGAAATATGGAGACCAGAGATCCAGAAATAATGGGAAATAATAAAGATAAGTGTGCTGAAGCTGAGAATCGGAGGAAGGAGCTCCTATCGAAG ATTAAAATAATGACTATGTCCGACATCAGGAAGGAGTGGCAGAGCTGGTCTGATGCCCATACCGAAAAGCAGAAGCGTAACCCATTCAGTGAAGACTTTGACCATAGCCATGCCATGGCAGTGCGACTCCATAAAGGGGACAATGGCTATGGCAGACCGGAGGAGGGCAGCAAGACAGAGGAGAGGGGGAACCGAGCTAAGAATCATATACACAAGGAGATAGAGGAGATGTGCCTCATTATCAGAGACATGGGGGTAAAAGGCCGAGATGGAAGGATTAGGGTAACATTTGGGAGGTTGTTTCAGCAATATGTGAGAATTTCGGACAAGGTGGTGGGTATCCTGCTAAGAGCCAGGAAACACAAGCATCTGGATTTTGAAGGGGAGATGCTGTGGCAGGGCGTGCATGATAATGTTGTTATCACCCTATTGGATTAG